A segment of the Pseudomonadota bacterium genome:
TGTGAACTTCATGTTGCCGATGTTTCACCGATGTGAACATCCGTGACACGCTTGTGGCACATTCGAGACGCGCGCCAGGCAGGGCTACGGGATGAACGGCACCAGCAGGTGCGCATCGTGCACACCGCCCACGTGCGCAACGCACGTGGCGGGCGGTGACGGCGCGTAGCGTGCCGGGAAGGCGCCGAGAAAAGGGTTCCAGAGATAGAACCAGCGCCCCTGGACGTCGAGGCGCATCGACTCGCCCTTGGCAAAGAAGGTCGACGAGGGCAGCAGCGCGATGTCGACCGCCACGATCTCACCCGGGGAGAGAGGCTGCCGATTGCGATGGGTGTGCACGGGCTGCCAATCGCGCGTCTGCTCGAGATCGAGGGCGCGATGCGATGCCTTCAGCCATCCACGGGTCACCATGTCGAGGCCGAAGCCGTATCCCCCCTCGAACGTGACCTCGCGCCCGTTGCTGAACTTGCGCACCCCCGCGAAGAGATGCAGGTCATCGGCACCCCGCGCCTCGACGTGGAGGCGCAGCTTCATCGGACCGGTGATCTCGGTGTCGTGATCGAAGGTATAGGTGAAGGTCAGGCGTCCGTTCCGGGTGTCGAACGAGAGCGCGCTCCCCGCCTCTGACGGATCGCGATCGAGCCGCCCGTCGGAGCGCAGCCAGAGGGGCGTGAACACGGTCGAGGGCAGCGGCCACGCGGCTTCGTGACGCACCTCGTGGATCTCTCGACGAGAGCGGCGCACCTCGAGACGCACCGGCGGCACATCGGCCATGCCGTTGTCCTCATCCTTCAATGCCCAGTCGAAGAAGCGCGCCTGGGCTTCGAGGGCCTCGCGCGAGTAGTAGACCGACCACTTGCCGCCGCGGTGGGTGTAGAGCCACCGATGCTTCGAGCTGGCGCGCGCGAACCCCCGAAAAGAGCCCCGCGTGTGCAGCGTGTGATCGGAGAAGCTGCCGCACACCAGCATGGGAACCTCGATGTCGTCGAGGCGCGGGGTGTGCTCGGCCCACCAGTCGTCGCGCTCGGGATGACGTGCCTGCTCGCCCAGGAGATCGAGCGAGATGCGTCCGCCCGCGCGCACGCCGCGGCTCCAGATGGCGAAGAACCCACGTTCCTCGATGCCGCCAGGGCAGGCGAG
Coding sequences within it:
- a CDS encoding CocE/NonD family hydrolase, whose amino-acid sequence is MGLNGVSYLALSQWGAAATRPPHLCAICPWEGFSDLYRDLACPGGIEERGFFAIWSRGVRAGGRISLDLLGEQARHPERDDWWAEHTPRLDDIEVPMLVCGSFSDHTLHTRGSFRGFARASSKHRWLYTHRGGKWSVYYSREALEAQARFFDWALKDEDNGMADVPPVRLEVRRSRREIHEVRHEAAWPLPSTVFTPLWLRSDGRLDRDPSEAGSALSFDTRNGRLTFTYTFDHDTEITGPMKLRLHVEARGADDLHLFAGVRKFSNGREVTFEGGYGFGLDMVTRGWLKASHRALDLEQTRDWQPVHTHRNRQPLSPGEIVAVDIALLPSSTFFAKGESMRLDVQGRWFYLWNPFLGAFPARYAPSPPATCVAHVGGVHDAHLLVPFIP